In Desulfuromonadaceae bacterium, a single genomic region encodes these proteins:
- a CDS encoding prevent-host-death protein has translation MKTASMPSLRVDPELRHDAESVLREGETLSSFMEQALRLSIQSRRVQKEFIARGLISRDEAKQTGEYFAAEDVLLEMQELLAQAQTRARK, from the coding sequence ATGAAAACAGCCAGTATGCCATCACTCCGAGTCGACCCTGAGCTACGTCACGATGCCGAAAGTGTTTTGCGTGAGGGCGAAACCCTCTCCAGCTTTATGGAGCAGGCACTCCGCTTAAGCATCCAGTCCCGTCGCGTACAAAAAGAGTTTATCGCTCGTGGATTAATCTCTCGCGATGAAGCAAAGCAAACGGGTGAGTATTTTGCGGCAGAGGACGTTTTGCTTGAAATGCAAGAGCTGCTGGCGCAGGCACAAACCAGGGCGCGTAAGTGA
- a CDS encoding type II toxin-antitoxin system RelE/ParE family toxin, protein MNDQVRYTKAAREDLLRLCKFLVENDLETAKSALEAIRKSVSLLQDFPFTCRKATFENPFLREMVISFGAGGYVALFEIEAENLVTILAVRHQREEDYH, encoded by the coding sequence GTGAACGATCAGGTTCGTTACACAAAAGCCGCCAGGGAAGATCTGCTTCGACTTTGTAAATTCCTTGTCGAGAACGACCTGGAAACTGCGAAGAGTGCGCTTGAAGCAATCAGAAAGAGTGTAAGTCTTCTGCAGGATTTCCCTTTCACCTGTAGAAAGGCAACTTTCGAAAACCCGTTTTTAAGGGAGATGGTGATCAGCTTCGGTGCTGGCGGGTATGTCGCCCTGTTTGAGATCGAGGCGGAAAATCTTGTCACCATTCTGGCGGTTCGGCATCAAAGAGAAGAGGATTACCATTAG